The Epinephelus lanceolatus isolate andai-2023 chromosome 14, ASM4190304v1, whole genome shotgun sequence region CCAACACCGTTGACTGCTTCATTTCGAGGCCCACTGAAAAgactatttttattatatttatgcTTGTGGTGGCTTGCGTGTCTCTTTTGCTGAATTTGTTAGAGATCTATCACCTTGGATGGAAGAAAGTTAAACAGGGCATGACAAATGAGTTTGCCCCTGACCACGAGTCGCTGCGCCGCGTCGACATTGCAGAGCCTGAGTGTATGGCCTCAGCCTCCAGAACTGCCCCATCCACCCTCAGCTACCCTCCCAACTACACAGATGTGACGGCAGGCAGCGGGGCATTCCTGCCGCCCATGGTGCCGGCAGCCGTGCCCTCAGCGGCGGGGTTCAAGATGGACGAGCTCCAGCAGGAGGAGTCCCTCCACCAGCCCTCCCCCTCCCACTACTacatcagcaacaacaacaaccacaggCTGGCCACGCAGCAGAACTGGGCCAACCTGGCCACCGAGCAGCAGACTCGGGAGATGAAGGCCACCTCCCCCTCcccatcttcctcttcctccagcACCGCTGacaaggagcagcagcagccgcccATCGATGCTGTGCTGCTCCCTCCAACCAGCAACACCAGTAACACCAACATCACCAACTCGACTGCCACTGccgcctccagcagcagcagccctggCACTGCATCCAACGCAGGCAGCTGGAGTGGAGGGAAGAGCGAGCAGGAGGAAGGTCACGTCACCACCACTACTGTGGAGATGCACAAGCCTCCAGTAACGGTCAGCACAGACCCTC contains the following coding sequences:
- the gja3 gene encoding gap junction alpha-3 protein, with the protein product MGDWSFLGRLLENAQEHSTVIGKVWLTVLFIFRILVLGAAAEEVWGDEQSDFTCNTQQPGCENVCYDEAFPISHIRFWVLQIIFVSTPTLIYLGHVLHIVRMEEKRKEKEEEMRKANRFQEEKELLYRNGGDAGGGAGGGKKEKPPIRDEHGKIRIRGALLRTYVFNIIFKTLFEVGFILGQYFLYGFQLRPLYKCARWPCPNTVDCFISRPTEKTIFIIFMLVVACVSLLLNLLEIYHLGWKKVKQGMTNEFAPDHESLRRVDIAEPECMASASRTAPSTLSYPPNYTDVTAGSGAFLPPMVPAAVPSAAGFKMDELQQEESLHQPSPSHYYISNNNNHRLATQQNWANLATEQQTREMKATSPSPSSSSSSTADKEQQQPPIDAVLLPPTSNTSNTNITNSTATAASSSSSPGTASNAGSWSGGKSEQEEGHVTTTTVEMHKPPVTVSTDPRRLSRASKSSSIRARPSDLAV